CTAATATTCATCTCCACACCCGAACACTGCCTTTCTTCACCTCTCTATCCCAATAAATTCTCGCCATCTTCTTCACTCCGCTGCGCTCCGTAGCTCTAAACCTCAACACACAACCAAACGCGCTGTCGTTCATCATGGCAACCATGGCTACATCTCTCACTTCTCTCTCAACAAAATCCCAAAAAGTCTCTCCTTTTGACACCTCCTCTTCCTTCCATGGCACTCCCATCTCAAAACCAACACTTCGTATGCAGCCGACAAAATCATCATCGTCACCAAACGTTTCCATCTCCATGTCATCTCCACCGTATGATTTGAATGCTTTCAAGTTTGAACCGATCAAAGAGTCTATAGTGTCAAGAGAAATGACAAGAAGGTACATGATGGACATGATAACTCATGCAGACACTGATGTTGTTATTGTTGGTGCTGGCTCTGCTGGATTATCTTGTGCTTATGAGCTTAGCAAGAACCCTTCTGTCAAAATTGCCATTGTTGAACAATCTGTTAGCCCTGGTGGTGGTGCTTGGCTTGGTGGTCAGCTCTTCTCCGCCATGGTATGATCAAAACtagttctttccttttccttcatgTTTTTAAGCAGGCAATGCTAATTAAACCGGCCGGCCTGGTGGGTATGTGACTCGGTCACCACCTGGCCCTGGCCTCTGCATGCtttaaagaaaagtaaaatcTGAGTTCACCAGATCGATCTAGTGAGTCAATCCTAGATAACCTGTTATAGTCTAGtctaattgatttaaattttattttttccctaaatatatatatatatatatatattttttttttttgttttttttttgttttttaaatatcaaaataatcatcACTTGATTAACCTGTTGAATCCGTATAACTGGGATTCTAGGTgatcatgtttaataaaaattttcaacacGATTTGTTTTGCTCGTTTTTGTTCttattcagaattattttttggCCATAGTTGTATCTTAAATGATAaggattgatttattttttatttttaatttattgaagatgacaataattgataaaatcataaaaaattcactcttttttttttttaatagagaaaGGTACACTTAAAGTTTTAAACTTTATGATAAAGTTGAGAACTGTGACATGAAGTTATGTCCCCTTGTTCTTTTGGACCTTATGTCTTGCgctcataaagaaaaaaaaataatatcaaagtaCTGCTTAGTGAATGTAAATTTCAGTCctgattatattatatattaagtttgattttttaaaatgtttttattcagaaatatattaaaataatattttattttatttttttaaaatttattttatacataCTTTTATTGaagcttgttttcttttgttaaattaatctgTAAGCCATATATTATTGTCCATGGCGTGGATCCCTTGAGATGTTTTCAATTCATCTAGAAACCTGGCCGTTAGTATTGGCCTTGCTGTTGCCTAGACTTATGAGTTTTGTGGGCACGTGATCATTTTCCTTGTAATTTAAGTAGAAAATTAAGATGTTTTCCATGCTTCATTTGTAGAAGTGCTAGTAAAAAAGAAGGGACCGGCTGTTATAAGGTTCTTGATTTGCTAGTTATAATTAATGAATAAGATATATCCTTGCAATACACGTTTTATGAATTAAGAtttgaaattgatttcaaatattCTGTGTCTTGACCAGGTTGTACGCAAACCAGCTCATCTCTTCCTTGATGAGCTCGGTATTGAGTATGATGAGCAAGAAGACTATGTAGTAATCAAGCATGCAGCCCTTTTCACCTCCACAATCATGAGCAAACTCCTTGCCCGTCCAAATGTTAAGCTTTTCAATGCTGTGGCTGCAGAGGACTTGATAGTGAAAGAAGGAAGAGTGGGTGGAGTGGTCACTAACTGGGCTCTTGTGTCAATGAACCATGACACACAATCTTGTATGGACCCTAATGTCATGGAGGCCAAGGTGGTTGTGAGTTCTTGTGGCCATGATGGACCATTTGGTGCCACCGGGGTCAAGAGGCTTAAGAGCATTGGCATGATTGATAGCGTTCCAGGAATGAAGGCTCTTGACATGAACGCTGCTGAAGATGCCATTGTGAAGCTTACTAGGGAAGTTGTGCCTGGAATGATTGTTACTGGCATGGAAGTTGCTGAGATTGATGGCTCTCCGAGGATGGTAACTTTtcaatttcccttttctttaaatatcgTGGTTGGGATTTTTTGCCTCGAGATTGCTCCCACTTTCCTCTCATCTTTTGCGCTACATATTCAATTTCTGCAACAAAAAATGTTGATAGTCTTGGATTATGCTATATAAACTTGGTGCTGTCAATTAATACAAGGTCTAATCTAACTATTTAT
This is a stretch of genomic DNA from Populus alba chromosome 11, ASM523922v2, whole genome shotgun sequence. It encodes these proteins:
- the LOC118047445 gene encoding thiamine thiazole synthase, chloroplastic codes for the protein MATMATSLTSLSTKSQKVSPFDTSSSFHGTPISKPTLRMQPTKSSSSPNVSISMSSPPYDLNAFKFEPIKESIVSREMTRRYMMDMITHADTDVVIVGAGSAGLSCAYELSKNPSVKIAIVEQSVSPGGGAWLGGQLFSAMVVRKPAHLFLDELGIEYDEQEDYVVIKHAALFTSTIMSKLLARPNVKLFNAVAAEDLIVKEGRVGGVVTNWALVSMNHDTQSCMDPNVMEAKVVVSSCGHDGPFGATGVKRLKSIGMIDSVPGMKALDMNAAEDAIVKLTREVVPGMIVTGMEVAEIDGSPRMGPTFGAMMISGQKAAHLALKSLGMPNAVDGTFVGGLHPELILAAVESADIAET